A genomic segment from Dehalococcoidia bacterium encodes:
- a CDS encoding methyltransferase domain-containing protein has translation MDRISETVERHYGHGEVLERILRTLQAMGKDMTRLVPSDLAPVDEFHIRGREATIELANRAALRPGLRVLDVGSGLGGSARFLASEYRCHVTGIDLTREYVNAARALADLVGLGGEVEFRQANALDLPFADASFDVVWTEHAQMNIEDKRAFYGQGARVLKAGGELVFHDIFKGDGPPVEFPVPWAEEASISFLATPETARDILEAVGFEITHWEEKTRQSLEWFSAAIEKIKVAGPPPLGIHLLMGPSAKLKLENMVRNLEERRIVVFLAVARKGRPPAA, from the coding sequence ATGGACCGGATATCCGAGACCGTCGAGCGCCACTACGGGCACGGCGAGGTGCTGGAGCGTATTCTTCGCACGCTTCAGGCGATGGGCAAAGACATGACACGGCTCGTGCCCTCCGATCTCGCGCCGGTAGACGAGTTCCACATCCGGGGCCGGGAGGCGACCATCGAGCTGGCAAACCGGGCCGCCCTGCGGCCCGGGCTGAGGGTGCTCGATGTGGGAAGCGGGCTCGGGGGCTCCGCACGGTTCCTGGCCTCCGAGTACCGGTGCCACGTGACCGGAATAGATCTCACCCGGGAATACGTGAACGCGGCCCGCGCGCTGGCCGATCTGGTCGGCCTCGGAGGAGAGGTCGAGTTCCGCCAGGCCAACGCGCTCGACTTACCGTTCGCCGACGCCTCGTTCGACGTGGTCTGGACCGAGCACGCGCAGATGAACATCGAGGACAAGCGCGCGTTCTATGGGCAAGGGGCGCGGGTGCTCAAGGCCGGGGGCGAGCTCGTCTTTCATGACATCTTCAAGGGGGACGGGCCGCCGGTCGAATTCCCGGTGCCATGGGCCGAAGAGGCCTCGATCAGCTTCCTCGCCACGCCGGAGACGGCGCGGGACATCCTCGAGGCGGTCGGGTTCGAGATCACGCACTGGGAAGAGAAGACCCGGCAGTCGCTGGAGTGGTTCTCGGCGGCCATCGAGAAGATCAAGGTGGCCGGTCCTCCGCCGCTCGGCATCCATCTGCTCATGGGACCGAGCGCGAAGCTCAAGCTGGAGAACATGGTGCGCAACCTGGAGGAGCGGAGGATCGTCGTCTTCCTGGCTGTCGCCAGGAAAGGCCGGCCGCCGGCGGCGTAG